Within Sphingomonas piscis, the genomic segment TCGGGATCCTGGCAGCCCTCAGCGGCGAAAGCGTCGACGCAATCCTTGGGCGTTTCGCCGGCCAGGGCTTTGGAACGTTCAAGCCAGTGCTTGCCGACGCGCTGATCGGGCTGATTGCGCCCATCCGTGGACGGCTGGATGAGCTTCGGCGCGACCCGGCGGAGCTGGACAACATCCTTGCCAAGGGTGCCCGCCGCGCAAACGACATTGGTGCACCGGTGCTCGCCAAGGCGAAGACCGCATTGGGACTGACGGCCTGACATGATCGAGCGCATCATCGGATTTCTTGCGGGATGGAACGTCTACGTCATCTCCGCCGGCGGCTATGTCGGCGTTGCCCTGCTGATGGGAATCGAATCCGCCTGCATCCCCCTGCCCTCCGAGATCATCATGCCGTTCGCCGGCTATCTCGTGTCGACAGGCGAGTTCACGCTGATCGGTGCGGCCACTGCTGGAGCGATCGGCTGCAATCTCGGGTCGACCGTTGCCTACTATGTCGCCGTCTACGGCGGACGACCGGCGATTGAGCGGTGGGGACCCTATCTGTTGATCCGCCCGGCGGACATGGACAAGGCCGAGCGCCTGTTCGACAAGTACGGTAGCCTGATGGTGTTCGTCGGTCGACTGCTACCAGTCATCCGCACCTTTATCGCTTTCCCAGCTGGCCTTGCCCGGATGCGGATGCTTCCGTTTCAGGTCTATACCTTCGTCGGTTCATGGATCTGGTGCTACGCGCTTGCTTACGTCGGCTTTGTTCTCGGCGCAGAGTGGAACAGCAGCCCTACGCTGAAAAGCTGGTTCCATGCGCTGGACGCGCTGATCGTCCTCATCGTGCTCGCCGGCGCCGGATGGTTCCTGTGGTCGCATTGGCCGAGCCGAAACCGGCGAAAGTAGCCAGCGTAGATTGATCTATGATGCGGCCTAACCCTTTGAAAACACGCTTCATCGACGGTTCAGCCGACTAAATGTTATAAGCACTTCAGATAACCGGCATTCTGCCGATTCGAGAGGTTTGTCATGTTCACTCGCAAACTTGCAGCGGCCGCGTTCCTGGGCGTTGCAGCGCTTGGCCTGTCAGGCTGCGCAATGGGTCTGCCGACCCAGGTCTCCCGTTACCAGGCGATGCCGGCTCCTGCCGGTCAGAGCTTCTTCGTCGTTCCGGCTGATGGCCGTCCTGCCGGGCTCGAGTTCAGCCGCTACGCCGGCTACGTTTCTCAAGCGATGGCAGCGCAGGGCTATGCGGCTGCTTCGTCTCCGCAGACCGCGACGATGCTCGTGCGGGTTGCCTATGGCGTCGATCAGGGGACGACCGAATATCGTGCCGATCCGTTCTATCGCAACCGCGGCTTCTATAGCCCCTACTATGGCGGCTTTTACGGTAGCTGGGGGCGTCCGCTGTACCGCTCACGCTATTACGGCGGTTACAGCCCCTTTTATTATGGCTGGGACGATCCCTTCTACTCGCCGTTCGACAGCGGCATCGACAGCTACACGGTCTACAAGAGCCGTTTGGACGTGAACATCGTTCGCCGTGCGGACAATGCG encodes:
- a CDS encoding DUF4136 domain-containing protein, translated to MFTRKLAAAAFLGVAALGLSGCAMGLPTQVSRYQAMPAPAGQSFFVVPADGRPAGLEFSRYAGYVSQAMAAQGYAAASSPQTATMLVRVAYGVDQGTTEYRADPFYRNRGFYSPYYGGFYGSWGRPLYRSRYYGGYSPFYYGWDDPFYSPFDSGIDSYTVYKSRLDVNIVRRADNAPLFEGKAQARSSNDNLQTLVPNLVEAMFTGFPGRNGETVRITVPPRKRA
- a CDS encoding DedA family protein translates to MIERIIGFLAGWNVYVISAGGYVGVALLMGIESACIPLPSEIIMPFAGYLVSTGEFTLIGAATAGAIGCNLGSTVAYYVAVYGGRPAIERWGPYLLIRPADMDKAERLFDKYGSLMVFVGRLLPVIRTFIAFPAGLARMRMLPFQVYTFVGSWIWCYALAYVGFVLGAEWNSSPTLKSWFHALDALIVLIVLAGAGWFLWSHWPSRNRRK